Proteins encoded in a region of the Thunnus thynnus chromosome 8, fThuThy2.1, whole genome shotgun sequence genome:
- the im:7152348 gene encoding uncharacterized protein im:7152348: protein MVLCEDSECSVCLLPYSRMDRIPRVLHCRHTFCDPCLETMSQARSGLLTVGCPLCRRVTCIGRGLSLQEALWVDSRLWEQIPEDAEAEAEEEEDGLKQEAEEERTEAKQQPSLQAECVSSGSSRTKLRFRAFFRKFSLIKQPQERIVPGSNVEMKSWRRLSTEETF from the exons CTACTCGCGGATGGACAGGATCCCCCGGGTGCTCCACTGCAGACACACCTTCTGCGACCCGTGCCTGGAGACCATGTCGCAGGCCAGGAGCGGGCTGCTCACCGTGGGCTGCCCTCTGTGTCGTCGGGTGACCTGCATAGGACGTGGCCTCAGCTTGCAGGAAGCTCTGTGGGTCGACAGCAGGCTGTGGGAGCAGATACCGGAGGATGCGGAGGccgaggcggaggaggaggaggacgggctGAAACAAGAagctgaggaggagaggacggaGGCTAAACAACAGCCTTCGTTACAAGCAGAATG cGTTTCCTCCGGGTCCTCCAGAACAAAGCTAAGATTTCGTGCATTCTTCAGAAAGTTCAGTTTGATAAAGCAACCGCAAGAGAGGATTGTGCCGGGAAGCAATGT ggaGATGAAATCCTGGCGCAGGCTTTCAACTGAAGAGacgttttaa